One part of the Bacteroidia bacterium genome encodes these proteins:
- the nadE gene encoding NAD(+) synthase produces MKHLKIAGSCLNQTPLAFSSNLKHILHAIEAAKADSVQVLCLPEMAISGYGCEDTFFNDYVLKSSLESLEKIVEACVGITVSVGLPMEYENCLYNVVALIHDQEIMGFVAKQELAGDGIYYEPRWFKPWEENVIVAYEWKDNHYDFGDLIFEIGGVRIGFEICEDAWNGIRPAQRHYLNNVDLILNPSASNFAFGKTHVRKGLVAEASRSYNCTYVYSNLLGNEAGRIIFDGEILIAQAGDLLVRNKRFSYDDFQIASAIVDIERVHIHRKKSFNFKPEFPENLIISEDPYKELSDRASEPNIAPIESKEEEFYLAESLALFDYMRKSRSRGFMLSLSGGADSSSSAVLCAHALRRAESEMGAEKFRERIAYAALDDSKPYMEQLLTCVYQATENSGEDTLESARELALGLGANFHNWNVEPLHKAYKDLAAEAIGRELSWEKDDIALQNIQARLRSPGIWMLANIRNALLITTSNRSEAAVGYATMDGDTSGGLAPLGGMDKDSLLEWLVWAEKELDIPALRFVNALKPTAELRPAEQTQTDESDLMPYGVLDDIEKAAIRDYKSPVEVFKTLRGTYPDSVLKGYIRKFFLLWSRNQWKRERYAPSFHLDDENLDPKTWCRFPILNGGFYEALREMDEL; encoded by the coding sequence ATGAAACACCTCAAGATCGCAGGATCCTGTCTCAACCAGACGCCACTGGCTTTCTCCAGTAATCTCAAACACATCCTTCACGCAATTGAAGCTGCAAAAGCGGATTCCGTCCAGGTACTCTGCCTGCCGGAAATGGCCATTAGTGGCTATGGCTGTGAGGATACTTTCTTTAATGATTATGTACTAAAGAGCTCACTTGAGAGCCTGGAAAAAATCGTAGAAGCCTGTGTGGGAATCACTGTTTCTGTCGGTCTTCCGATGGAATATGAAAATTGCCTGTACAATGTTGTAGCCCTCATCCATGATCAGGAGATCATGGGCTTTGTCGCCAAACAGGAATTGGCCGGGGATGGTATTTATTATGAGCCTCGATGGTTCAAACCCTGGGAAGAAAATGTGATTGTCGCCTATGAGTGGAAAGACAATCATTATGATTTCGGAGACCTGATCTTCGAAATCGGAGGAGTGAGAATAGGTTTTGAAATTTGTGAGGATGCCTGGAACGGGATCAGACCTGCCCAAAGGCACTACCTAAATAATGTAGACCTCATTCTCAATCCAAGTGCCTCCAATTTCGCTTTTGGAAAAACACATGTCCGCAAAGGCCTGGTAGCAGAAGCTTCCCGCTCTTATAATTGCACCTATGTATATAGCAACCTGCTGGGAAATGAAGCAGGGAGAATCATTTTTGATGGCGAAATCCTGATTGCACAGGCAGGTGATCTTTTGGTCAGAAATAAGCGTTTCTCCTATGATGATTTTCAAATAGCCTCAGCTATTGTGGATATAGAACGGGTACATATACACCGGAAAAAGTCTTTCAACTTTAAACCCGAGTTCCCCGAAAACCTCATCATTTCAGAGGATCCCTATAAAGAACTATCCGATAGGGCATCAGAACCCAATATTGCTCCCATCGAAAGCAAGGAAGAGGAATTTTATCTGGCAGAAAGTCTGGCCCTTTTCGACTACATGAGAAAAAGTCGAAGTAGAGGCTTTATGCTTTCTTTATCCGGAGGAGCAGATTCTTCCTCCAGCGCGGTCCTTTGTGCACATGCACTAAGGCGTGCGGAATCAGAAATGGGAGCAGAAAAATTCAGGGAACGGATTGCCTACGCAGCTTTGGATGACAGCAAACCCTATATGGAGCAATTGCTCACCTGTGTGTATCAGGCAACAGAAAATAGCGGAGAAGATACCCTGGAAAGTGCACGAGAATTAGCATTGGGCCTTGGAGCCAATTTCCACAACTGGAATGTTGAACCTTTACACAAAGCCTATAAAGACCTGGCAGCTGAAGCAATCGGTCGTGAACTGAGCTGGGAAAAAGATGATATCGCTTTGCAGAATATCCAGGCTCGCCTTCGATCTCCGGGAATCTGGATGCTGGCCAATATCAGAAATGCCCTTTTGATTACTACCTCTAATAGAAGTGAGGCAGCAGTGGGCTATGCAACCATGGATGGAGACACCTCAGGGGGTTTGGCTCCGCTGGGAGGTATGGATAAAGACAGTTTATTGGAATGGTTGGTGTGGGCAGAGAAAGAACTTGACATCCCGGCCCTCCGTTTTGTAAATGCCTTAAAGCCTACCGCAGAGCTGAGACCTGCTGAGCAAACCCAGACGGATGAATCGGACCTTATGCCTTATGGTGTACTGGATGATATAGAAAAAGCTGCCATCAGGGATTATAAATCTCCAGTAGAAGTTTTCAAGACCTTGAGAGGTACTTATCCAGATTCGGTTTTGAAAGGCTACATCCGAAAGTTTTTCCTGCTTTGGTCCAGAAATCAATGGAAGCGCGAAAGATATGCGCCTTCCTTCCACCTGGATGACGAAAATCTTGACCCAAAAACCTGGTGTAGATTCCCAATACTCAATGGTGGATTTTACGAAGCTTTGCGGGAGATGGATGAGCTATAA
- a CDS encoding citrate synthase: protein MSEISDKTESVSFNIDGEAYEFPVLTGTYNEKGIHIGKLRGQSKYVTLDTGFKNTGSTASKITFIDGEKGVLQHRGYPIEQLAEDASFLEVVYLLLHEELPTQSQLDEFVAEMSACRDLPDGVKGILNSLPDGTHPMGMLSIVFNSLSGFYPGTLDTWSDEGVRRKAIYRMIANMPTMAAYVYRRSQGLDYIDPDPSLGYIANFLHMMFGKVDPVIEEALDTLLILHADHEQNCSASTVRFVGSSHVNLFAAIAAGNNALWGPLHGGANQKVLEMLEDIKNDGGDTAKYINKAKDKEDSFRLMGFGHRVYKNFDPRARVIKKYADKVLDQLDTDDPVLDIAKGLEIAALDDEYFATRKIFPNVDFYSGIIYRALGIPVNMFTVMFAFGRLPGWISQWQEMRQNKEPIGRPRQIYVGESSRDYVSIDKR, encoded by the coding sequence ATGTCTGAAATATCCGATAAAACCGAGAGCGTTTCATTTAATATTGATGGAGAAGCCTATGAGTTTCCCGTTCTAACCGGTACTTACAACGAAAAAGGTATTCATATAGGAAAGCTGAGAGGACAAAGTAAATATGTTACCCTCGACACAGGCTTTAAAAACACAGGTTCTACAGCCAGCAAAATCACATTTATTGATGGAGAAAAAGGGGTTTTACAACACAGAGGTTACCCCATTGAACAACTGGCAGAAGATGCTTCTTTCCTCGAAGTAGTTTATCTCCTTTTACACGAAGAATTGCCGACCCAGTCCCAACTGGATGAATTTGTAGCAGAAATGTCGGCATGCAGGGATCTGCCTGATGGAGTAAAAGGAATTCTAAACTCTTTACCAGATGGCACCCACCCTATGGGTATGCTTTCAATTGTATTCAACTCCCTTTCCGGATTTTATCCCGGGACCCTTGATACCTGGAGCGACGAAGGAGTTCGCAGAAAGGCTATCTATAGAATGATTGCAAACATGCCTACGATGGCGGCTTATGTATATCGCCGTTCGCAAGGGCTGGACTATATAGATCCTGATCCTTCTTTAGGATACATCGCCAACTTCCTGCATATGATGTTTGGGAAAGTTGATCCGGTGATCGAAGAAGCCCTGGATACCCTCCTCATCCTTCATGCAGATCATGAGCAAAACTGTTCGGCTTCTACTGTAAGATTTGTGGGTTCTTCTCATGTAAATCTTTTTGCAGCTATTGCTGCCGGAAATAATGCCCTTTGGGGACCGCTTCATGGAGGTGCTAACCAAAAGGTACTGGAGATGCTGGAAGACATCAAAAATGATGGCGGAGATACGGCCAAGTATATCAACAAAGCCAAAGACAAAGAAGACTCTTTCCGTCTGATGGGCTTTGGGCATAGAGTTTATAAGAATTTTGACCCCAGAGCGAGGGTTATTAAGAAATATGCAGATAAAGTCCTCGATCAATTAGATACGGATGATCCTGTACTGGATATCGCCAAAGGACTGGAAATTGCAGCACTTGATGACGAATACTTTGCAACACGCAAAATCTTCCCTAATGTAGACTTCTACTCAGGTATTATCTACAGAGCTTTAGGAATCCCTGTGAATATGTTCACTGTGATGTTTGCCTTTGGAAGACTTCCCGGTTGGATTTCTCAGTGGCAGGAAATGCGTCAGAATAAAGAGCCAATTGGTCGTCCAAGACAAATCTATGTTGGGGAAAGCAGCAGAGATTATGTTTCCATCGACAAACGCTAA
- a CDS encoding acetyl-CoA carboxylase carboxyltransferase subunit alpha encodes MNAKNIFDFEKPIVELESKLEEMRQIAGESGVEMDAATGELEKKIEELKVNIYSNLSRWQRVQISRHPERPYSLDYIHAITDEFVELFGDRNYRDDKAMIGGIGRIGDQSIVFIGQQKGRTTKERQYRNFGMPNPEGYRKALRLMKLAEKFGLPVVSLIDTPGAYPGLEAEERGQGEAIARNLLEMSALKTPILCIVIGEGASGGALGIGIGDRVYMLENTWYSVISPESCSSILWRSWENKEQAAEALRLSASDNLELSIIDGIISEPVGGAHKSPEEVFEGVKAKILEDLTELKQLETQDLLINRVAKFTNMGVVKNPNKKITESVLAGR; translated from the coding sequence ATGAATGCAAAAAACATCTTTGACTTTGAAAAGCCTATTGTGGAGCTCGAAAGTAAGCTGGAAGAAATGAGGCAAATTGCGGGAGAAAGCGGTGTGGAGATGGATGCAGCCACTGGAGAGCTGGAAAAAAAGATAGAAGAACTCAAAGTCAACATATATAGCAACCTTAGTCGTTGGCAAAGGGTCCAGATTTCCAGACACCCGGAAAGGCCCTATTCACTGGATTATATACATGCCATTACCGACGAATTTGTTGAGCTCTTCGGAGACAGAAATTATCGGGACGACAAAGCTATGATCGGAGGGATAGGAAGGATTGGAGACCAAAGCATCGTCTTCATCGGTCAGCAAAAAGGAAGGACGACCAAAGAGCGCCAATACCGCAATTTTGGTATGCCCAATCCTGAAGGCTATAGAAAAGCCTTGAGGTTGATGAAACTAGCTGAAAAATTCGGATTGCCTGTCGTATCTCTAATAGATACACCTGGCGCATATCCTGGACTGGAAGCAGAAGAAAGAGGACAAGGAGAAGCCATTGCCAGAAATCTTTTGGAAATGTCTGCCCTAAAGACACCTATTCTTTGTATCGTAATTGGAGAAGGAGCATCTGGTGGAGCCCTCGGCATTGGGATTGGAGATAGAGTGTATATGCTGGAAAATACCTGGTACTCTGTTATCTCTCCCGAGTCTTGTTCCAGTATTTTGTGGAGAAGCTGGGAAAATAAAGAGCAAGCGGCTGAAGCACTTAGACTCTCCGCCAGCGACAACCTTGAGCTGAGTATCATCGACGGGATCATTTCAGAACCTGTAGGAGGCGCTCATAAAAGTCCGGAAGAAGTCTTTGAGGGTGTTAAGGCCAAAATTCTGGAGGATTTAACTGAACTAAAACAACTGGAAACTCAAGATCTTTTGATCAATAGGGTTGCCAAGTTTACAAATATGGGAGTCGTAAAGAATCCTAATAAGAAAATAACAGAAAGTGTACTCGCTGGACGATAA